One window of the Candidatus Desulfatibia profunda genome contains the following:
- a CDS encoding DUF3883 domain-containing protein → YRYDGDGQVLRLGLQAYALGIAYEFDPYFGLSISRVDPLPHQLEAVYDYLLKVARVRFLLADDAGAGKTIMAGLLIRELQLRGLAERILIVCPANLSFQWQRELKEKFDEKFLVMKGSDIRDQFGVNQWLEQKKVITSLDLAKRTEILPGLRQVQWDLVIVDEAHRMSWTPPARKTARYALGELLRDASDHELLLTATPHKGDPENFSLFLQLLDEDAYADVRSIREAMERRRAPFYLRRTKEAMVYFPERRPDGSWAAEKIFTKRIPHTVDFQFDGPEFELYREVTRFVKRQSAKAAAQGDDPRARAVGFLMSLYQRRLASSTFAMRRSLENRIRRLEEGLKRAQELARQAPPDLPDPEELEEMEDFERERLEEMLEAITLAGNADQVREEITELCQLAEQAKSVEGTKWEAKLSKLKDLLHQEGFFDHSEKRLLIFTEFKDTLNYLMENLKSWGFKIGCIHGGMKPGSRNEPGTRLYSEQQFRECEIQILVATEAAGEGINLQVCNFLFNYDIPWNPNRLEQRMGRIHRYGQRKDCLIFNFVATNTIEGRVLQRLLEKLQEIRDALDDDAVFNVVGELLPSAHVERILRDYYAGKLGDADLEDRLLENVDEGRFRAICQNALEGLASKKLNLEMLIERKARAQERRVVPETIARFIREAAEYVPLKLKIVEGFSHTFEPAQTPSVLRQYEQGADWKLPALANRYPRCSTDRDTAEKKNLEWVTPGHPLFEAIRRHTFSRAADAFGKGACFYSLQHEEPARIDFYRARVVDGLGHIIHERLFAMELNQNGDPKLREPHMLGNFSPARPPQDLPAIASAPEASDWLHENVLQALLEETHKERLAEVTRIGDHVELSLTELLQRADEEIGRVTDEKESGVQGADGRLARAENRHAELLARRERRRQELERQRSLSLQAVDRIASVLVLPHPERESPDVRRMRPNLETEAVAMRVVMEYETANGRQVYDVHEKNLGYDVTSLDLNSGELRLIEVKGLSEAAGTILLTPNERRVAEDRRDCYWLYVVTNCATEPTLQDPIKDPAKFPWREVTKVAHYWLEVNAMTKPMQVREDQSPYGGNRP, encoded by the coding sequence GAAAAGTTTGACGAAAAATTTCTGGTAATGAAAGGAAGTGATATTCGTGACCAGTTCGGGGTCAATCAATGGCTTGAACAAAAGAAGGTTATCACATCTCTCGATCTTGCCAAGCGAACAGAGATTTTGCCTGGATTAAGGCAGGTTCAGTGGGACCTCGTTATTGTTGACGAAGCTCACCGCATGTCCTGGACCCCGCCAGCACGCAAGACAGCCCGTTATGCACTTGGCGAGCTGCTTAGAGATGCATCGGACCACGAGCTTTTATTGACAGCAACTCCCCATAAAGGCGATCCGGAAAACTTTTCCCTATTTTTGCAGCTTCTCGATGAAGATGCCTATGCTGATGTCCGGTCGATCCGGGAGGCCATGGAACGTCGGCGTGCTCCTTTCTATTTGCGACGCACCAAGGAGGCGATGGTATATTTTCCGGAGCGGCGGCCTGACGGCTCCTGGGCGGCTGAAAAAATATTTACCAAAAGAATTCCCCATACCGTCGATTTTCAGTTCGACGGCCCGGAATTTGAACTTTACAGGGAAGTCACCCGATTTGTGAAACGGCAAAGCGCGAAAGCCGCCGCCCAGGGTGATGATCCGCGCGCCCGAGCAGTCGGTTTTCTGATGTCATTGTACCAACGCCGGCTGGCCTCCAGCACCTTCGCTATGAGGCGCAGTCTGGAGAACCGCATACGACGGTTGGAGGAAGGATTAAAACGTGCCCAGGAACTTGCTCGGCAGGCACCGCCGGACCTTCCTGATCCTGAAGAACTCGAAGAAATGGAGGACTTTGAGCGTGAGCGTTTAGAAGAGATGCTGGAAGCCATTACTTTGGCCGGCAATGCCGACCAGGTGCGCGAAGAAATAACAGAACTTTGCCAGCTTGCCGAACAGGCCAAATCGGTTGAGGGAACCAAATGGGAGGCGAAACTTTCCAAGCTCAAAGACTTGCTGCATCAGGAAGGCTTTTTCGACCACTCGGAGAAACGCCTTTTAATATTCACAGAGTTCAAGGACACCCTCAATTATCTAATGGAAAACCTAAAATCATGGGGGTTTAAGATCGGCTGTATCCACGGCGGTATGAAACCAGGATCGCGGAATGAACCCGGTACAAGACTATATTCGGAGCAACAGTTCCGTGAGTGCGAAATTCAGATTCTGGTAGCCACCGAAGCGGCGGGAGAAGGTATCAACCTGCAAGTCTGCAATTTCCTTTTCAACTATGACATTCCGTGGAATCCGAATCGCCTTGAACAACGCATGGGCCGTATCCATCGCTATGGCCAGCGCAAAGACTGCCTTATTTTCAATTTTGTGGCAACAAACACCATTGAGGGCCGGGTGCTTCAACGCCTTCTTGAGAAGCTGCAGGAAATCCGAGATGCTTTGGATGACGATGCCGTCTTTAATGTCGTGGGAGAGTTGCTGCCTTCCGCCCACGTCGAACGCATCTTGCGCGATTATTACGCCGGAAAACTTGGGGATGCAGATCTTGAGGATCGCCTGCTTGAAAATGTGGATGAAGGCCGCTTTCGCGCCATTTGCCAAAATGCTCTGGAGGGACTGGCCTCCAAAAAGCTTAATCTGGAGATGCTGATCGAACGCAAAGCAAGGGCGCAGGAACGCCGCGTAGTCCCGGAAACGATTGCGCGTTTCATTCGGGAAGCTGCCGAGTATGTGCCGCTTAAACTCAAGATTGTCGAGGGCTTTTCGCACACATTTGAACCGGCCCAGACGCCTTCAGTCTTGCGGCAATACGAGCAAGGTGCAGATTGGAAGCTTCCAGCTCTGGCCAACAGATATCCCCGCTGCTCAACAGATCGCGATACGGCCGAGAAAAAGAATCTTGAATGGGTTACGCCCGGTCATCCCCTCTTCGAGGCGATCCGTCGCCACACCTTTTCCCGTGCCGCAGATGCTTTTGGCAAGGGAGCCTGTTTTTATTCCCTTCAGCACGAGGAGCCGGCCCGAATCGATTTTTACCGAGCCAGAGTGGTGGACGGCCTGGGGCATATCATTCACGAACGCCTTTTTGCCATGGAGTTAAACCAAAATGGCGATCCGAAACTGCGCGAGCCGCATATGCTGGGCAACTTTTCACCTGCCAGACCGCCACAGGACTTGCCCGCCATCGCATCTGCGCCTGAAGCTTCGGATTGGCTGCATGAAAACGTATTGCAAGCATTATTGGAAGAAACCCACAAAGAGCGGCTTGCAGAGGTAACCCGCATCGGCGATCATGTGGAGTTGTCCCTGACAGAACTTTTACAGCGGGCCGATGAAGAAATCGGCAGAGTGACGGATGAAAAAGAATCCGGGGTTCAAGGCGCCGACGGCCGATTGGCAAGGGCCGAAAATCGGCATGCAGAGCTTTTGGCCCGACGTGAGCGGCGCAGACAAGAACTGGAGCGTCAGCGTTCTCTTTCCCTTCAGGCGGTGGATCGGATTGCCAGCGTGCTTGTTTTACCGCATCCGGAGCGTGAATCGCCGGATGTCCGCCGCATGCGACCTAATCTGGAAACCGAGGCTGTTGCCATGCGGGTCGTAATGGAATATGAAACAGCCAATGGCCGTCAAGTCTATGATGTTCACGAAAAAAACCTCGGCTATGACGTCACAAGCCTTGACCTGAACTCCGGCGAACTTCGGCTGATTGAAGTCAAGGGTTTGTCGGAAGCTGCGGGAACCATCCTGTTGACACCGAATGAGCGGCGTGTGGCCGAAGATCGACGCGACTGCTACTGGCTCTATGTGGTTACCAATTGCGCAACAGAGCCCACGCTTCAGGATCCGATCAAAGATCCCGCCAAGTTTCCCTGGCGCGAGGTGACCAAGGTGGCCCACTACTGGTTAGAGGTGAATGCCATGACAAAACCCATGCAGGTGCGGGAGGATCAGTCGCCGTATGGAGGGAACCGCCCATGA
- a CDS encoding putative DNA binding domain-containing protein has translation MRASANKASAKQLTNLLKKGEGQTLEFKRSTAELQGAMRSLCAFMNGAGGMVIIGVGPDGRLLGQDVSDATQQKIAAALDRFEPPAPILMELFDIGKNKTVVMLKAEAGNESVPFTFEGRAYERVGTTTRKMAQSRYEELLLERGHAKRRWENLPAEGLTINDLDRTEILRTRELAIQQNRISPDTSRDIGDILDRLGLRVNGKLTQAAQVLYGTRLFPDYPQCLLKMGRFRGTTVIGEIVDNRQEHMNAFAMVHEGMAFLERTMPLGARFPKGKIFREDRFPVPLDALREILLNAVMHRDYSDYSGYVAIVVFDDRIEIQSHGLLPQGVTLEQLSGPHRSKLRNPLIAEAFHRTGAVEVWGRGTNRVIAMCEKHDAVPPIFEERQGFFIVTFNATIAEAAEKTSKAPVTAPVTAPVTAPVLRLLELLFSKGTLGNAEILAELGLKNRRRMRENYIAPALGAGLIEYTIPDKPNSRLQKYRLTNKGKSLITKLKQEAGADEE, from the coding sequence ATGAGAGCCTCTGCTAATAAAGCCAGTGCAAAACAATTAACCAACCTTCTCAAAAAAGGCGAAGGACAGACGCTTGAGTTCAAGCGTTCCACAGCCGAGCTTCAGGGCGCCATGCGGTCTTTGTGTGCTTTCATGAATGGGGCCGGAGGGATGGTGATCATCGGTGTTGGACCGGATGGTCGACTGCTCGGCCAGGATGTCTCCGATGCCACCCAGCAAAAGATTGCCGCAGCATTGGACCGTTTCGAGCCGCCTGCACCCATTCTGATGGAGCTATTTGATATTGGGAAAAATAAGACGGTCGTCATGCTAAAGGCTGAAGCCGGCAACGAGTCAGTTCCGTTCACCTTCGAAGGCCGTGCATATGAGCGCGTGGGAACGACAACGCGGAAAATGGCACAATCACGATACGAAGAACTGTTGCTTGAGCGGGGCCACGCGAAACGCAGATGGGAGAACCTCCCTGCTGAGGGATTAACGATAAATGACCTCGACAGGACGGAAATCCTGCGCACGCGCGAACTGGCTATTCAACAGAACCGGATTTCACCGGATACCAGCCGGGACATCGGCGACATTCTGGACCGGCTTGGACTGCGAGTGAATGGAAAGCTCACCCAAGCTGCACAGGTTCTCTATGGCACAAGACTTTTTCCGGACTATCCACAATGCCTTCTCAAAATGGGCCGTTTTCGGGGGACGACAGTCATTGGCGAGATCGTGGACAACCGGCAGGAACACATGAACGCCTTTGCCATGGTGCATGAGGGCATGGCCTTTCTTGAACGAACCATGCCGCTGGGAGCGCGATTTCCCAAAGGGAAAATTTTCCGGGAGGATCGCTTCCCGGTTCCCCTTGATGCCCTGCGTGAGATTCTTCTCAACGCCGTCATGCATCGCGACTACTCAGACTATTCCGGTTATGTGGCCATCGTGGTCTTTGATGACCGGATCGAGATACAAAGCCATGGCCTCCTTCCCCAGGGTGTAACTCTGGAACAGCTTTCCGGTCCGCACCGGTCAAAGCTCCGGAATCCACTGATCGCCGAAGCCTTTCACCGCACCGGGGCGGTGGAGGTTTGGGGCCGCGGCACCAATCGAGTCATAGCGATGTGCGAGAAACACGACGCGGTTCCGCCCATCTTCGAGGAACGCCAGGGATTTTTTATTGTCACATTCAATGCGACAATTGCCGAGGCCGCAGAAAAAACCTCTAAGGCACCAGTCACGGCACCAGTCACGGCACCAGTCACGGCACCAGTGCTCCGGCTTCTGGAACTCCTGTTTTCAAAGGGTACCCTCGGAAATGCGGAGATACTTGCAGAATTAGGGCTTAAGAACCGGAGGCGTATGCGCGAGAACTATATCGCCCCTGCCCTAGGAGCAGGATTGATTGAATATACAATACCGGACAAACCTAATAGCCGATTGCAGAAGTACCGGCTGACAAATAAAGGAAAAAGTCTCATTACAAAACTGAAGCAAGAAGCGGGTGCAGATGAAGAGTGA